In Leptodactylus fuscus isolate aLepFus1 chromosome 2, aLepFus1.hap2, whole genome shotgun sequence, one genomic interval encodes:
- the LOC142194233 gene encoding uncharacterized protein LOC142194233 yields MKTCNWSQGPKPCVRFLRYRTMVLSISDPPGMAEARNHMSTRILELALEIISLITGEDCTVVKKSSGECVTPRVSGGWSRTPSPITEPPPHSLRHEQKILELTSRITELLSGEVPIRCQDVTVYFSMEEWEYLEGHKDLYKEVMMEDQQPLTSADGASPRNPPERCPRPPYSQDCPEDPELNVPLDSQVLHFGSFQESDDSRATSGLEIPISVSETGQYEISNYHGHPMLPPCHEGEEDPPQTGQGTTGQKKSNLSSHRKIHRAGRPFTCTERGKSYSCKVALFKHQRIHTGEKPYSCPDCGKCFSNKSGLDKYCRIHTGEKPFACSKCGKSFKKKSQLEYHERSHTGEKPYACSECGKCFTQKSILNKHCIIHTGEMPFVCSECGKCCRKKVHLEYHERTHTGEKPYACSECGKCFTQKSGLDKHCRTHTGEKPFVCSECGKCFRQKSGLDVHWRSHTGERPFSCTECGKMFSEKSKLYSHWRVHTGEKPFVCSQCGRCFGSKDSMERHQRTHTGEKSFSCSECGKCFKLKSSLEKHWGVHTGEKPFICS; encoded by the exons ATGAAGACCTGCAACTGGTCTCAGGGCCCCAAACCTTGTGTCAG GTTCCTCAGGTACAGGACGATGGTCCTCTCCATCAGTGACCCACCAGGGATGGCCGAGGCCAGAAACCACATGTCTACCAGGATATTAGagctggccctggagatcatctccttgatcactggagag gattgcacagtagtgaagaagtcgtctggtgagtgtgtgacaccccgtgtgtcaggaggatggagcaggaccccgagccccatcaccgagcctccacctcattcactgagacatgagcagaagatcctagaacttaccagcaggatcactgagctgctgagcggagag gttcctataaggtgtcaggatgtcactgtctatttctccatggaggagtgggagtatttagaaggacacaaggatctgtacaaggaggtgatgatggaggatcagcagcccctcacatcagcag ATGGAGCCAGTCCGAGAAATccaccagagagatgtccccgtcctccatATTCCCAGGATTGTCCAGAGGATCCAGAGCTGAATGTCCCACTGGATTCTCAG gTCCTTCATTTTGGATCTTTCCAGGAAAGTGATGACAGTAGAGCGACGAGTGGCCTGGAGATCCCCATATCAGTGTCAGAGACTG GTCAATATGAGATAAGTAACTACCATGGACATCCCATGTTACCTCCCTGTCATGAAGGAGAAGAGGATCCTCCACAAACCGGCCAAGGCACAACCGGACAAAAGAAATCTAATCTTTCTAGCCATAGGAAGATTCACAGAGCTGGTCGTCCATTTACATGTACAGAACGTGGGAAATCTTATAGTTGTAAAGTTGCTCTTTTTaagcatcagagaattcacacaggagagaagccatattcatgcccagattgtgggaaatgttttagcaacAAATCAGGCCTAGATAAATATtgcagaattcacacaggagagaagccatttgcgTGTTCAAAGTGTGGGAAAAGTTTTAAAAAGAAATCGCAACTTGAGTatcatgagagaagtcacacaggggagaagccatatgcatgctcagaatgtgggaaatgttttacccagaaatcaATTCTGAACAAACATTGcataattcacacaggagagatgcCATTTGtatgttcagagtgtgggaaatgttgtAGAAAGAAAGTGCATCTTGAGtatcatgagagaactcacacaggggagaagccatatgcatgttcagaatgtgggaaatgttttacgcaGAAATCCGGTCTGGACAAACATtgcagaactcacacaggagagaagccatttgtaTGTTCAgagtgtggaaaatgttttaggcAGAAATCCGGTCTGGATGTACATTGGAGATCTCACACGGGGGAGAGGCCGTTTTCATGCACAGAATGTGGGAAAATGTTTAGTGAGAAATCGAAACTGTACAGCCATTGGagagttcacacaggggagaagccatttgtaTGTTCACAATGTGGAAGATGTTTTGGAAGTAAAGATTCTATGGAGCGCCACCAGAGaactcacacgggggagaagtcattttcatgctcagaatgcgggaaatgttttaaGCTGAAATCGAGTCTGGAGAaacattggggagttcacacaggggagaagccttttATATGTTCATAA